The Stenotrophomonas sp. ZAC14D1_NAIMI4_1 DNA segment ACGTGGCCGACGACAAGCGCCGGACCGATACGCTGACCACGATGAACGTGGTCTACAAGTTCAAATGAGAAACGGGCGCCCAGGGCGCCCGTCTTCTTTTGGTAGTGCCGGCCGCTGGCCGGCATCATCCAGTTGCCGGCCAGCGGCCGGCACTACCACAGCGGTTCAGACGTTCAGCAGCTCGCCCGCACCGCCGTGCAGCAGCATCCTGGCCACCTGCTGGCCCAGCGTTTCCGGATCGCTGGCCGGACCCACGGCTTCGGCGCGCACCGCGCGGCCATCGCTGGCACTGCCGACCATGCCCTGCAGGTGCAGATCCTGGCCCTGCCACTGTGCGATGGCCGCCACCGGCACATGGCAGCTGCCATGCAGCGCGCGGTTCATCGCCCGCTCCGCTTCCACGCAGGCACGGGTATCAGCGTCGTCCAGGCGGGCGAACAATTCCATCAGCCGCGCGTTGCCACCATCACACTCCACCGCTACCGCGCCCTGCGCCGGCGCCGGCAGCCACTGCGGCGGCTGCAGGCGGGCCACGATGCGGTCGCCCAGGCCCAGCCGTTCCAGCCCGGCCACGGCCAGCACGATGGCGTCGTAGCCACCGTTGTCGAGCTTGGCCAGGCGCGTGTTGACGTTGCCGCGCAGGTCCAGCAGCTGCAGGTCCGGGCGCAGCGCGCGCAGCTGCGCCTGCCGACGCAGCGAGGACGTACCCACGCGCGCGCCGATCGGCAGCGCATCCAGCGAGGCATACAGGTTGGAGATGAAGCCATCGGCCGGGTCGTGGCGGGTCAGCATGGCCGGCAGCGCGAACGGCGCATCCAGTTCCATCGGCACATCCTTCAGCGAATGCACCGCGCAGTCGGCATCGCCGCGCAGCATGGCCAGCTCCAGCTCCTTCAGGAACAGGCCCTTGCCGCCGATGGCGGCCAGCGAGCGGTCGAGCACTTCATCGCCGCGGGTGCTCATCGGCACCAGTTCCACGTGCAGGCCGGGGTAGGCCTGGCGCAGGCGGTCGGCGACGTGTTCGCTCTGCCAGAGGGCGAGCGGGCTCTTGCGGGTGGCGATGCGGACGGTTTCCATCCGGGCATTATCGCGCCTATCGGCGGGATACGGCCAACGGCGGAGCCCCTCGTGGCTGGTGCTATCAAAGCAGAAGCCGTGCTTGGCCGGGGCGGTGGGGTCAGGCGGGGACGCCGTGAACCCATCCATGGGGGCTTGGCCGCGGCATCCATGCCGCGGACACCCCGCCTGACCCCACCGCCCCGGCCCCTGACAGTTTCCGTGCGCGCCAGCCACGGAAGATCAAAAGAAAAATCAAAAGCCGATTGCTTCCGGGGTCAGATCCCTTTTCCGCAGGAAAAGGGATCTGACCCCTCTTCCCCCTCCGATAACAACAATGCCTTTGCCGTCCGACGCAGGGAAAACGAGAGGGTTGGGCCGGGGTGGGGTGGCGGGACCGTTGGCGCCATGGATGGCGCCATCGAGCCCCCATGGATGGGTTTACGGCGTGTCCCGCCACCCCACCCCGGCCCGACCCAGCACGTAAAAACAACGAGCCAACCAACCCGCCGTTGCTGTTGCTCCAGACGTTGCTCGTAAGCAGTCGCGGCCGCAGGCCGCGCGGAAACTCACAGATGCCGCAGTTCCTGCTTCAGCGTCGCCACGCACCGGCGGCTCACTTCCAGCGGCTGCTTGCCATGCCGCAGCACCGCCTGCACCTGCCCGCCCACGCCACGCCGCAGCTCCACCAGTTCATGGCGCGCCACCAGGCAGTTGCGGTGGATCCGCACGAAGCGGCTGGCGAACTCCTCTTCCAGCGACTTCAGCGATTCTTCAATCAGGTCTTCGCCGCGTGCGTGGTGCACCACCACGTACTTTTCTTCGGCCTGCAGGTAGTGGATGTCGTCCAGCGGAATCAGGCGCAGGCTGCCACGCAGGCGGGCGCACAGCATGCTGCGGGCCTGGCCGCCGCTGTGCTCGGGCTGGCCATCGCGGCCGGCCAGGAACGTGCGCGCACGGGCAATGGCCGCCGCCAGGCGTTCGGCGCGCACCGGCTTCATCAGGTAATCGATCGCTGCCGCCTCGAACGCCGACAGCGCGTGCGCGTCGTAGGCGGTGCAGAACACCACCGCCGGCCGTGGTTCGAAGCTGGCCAGGTGACGCGCGGCTTCCAGGCCGTCCAGGCCAGGCATGGCGATATCCAGCAGGACCAGGTCCGGCTGCAGTTCCGCGCACGCATGCAGGGCCTGTTCGCCGTTGCCGGCCTCGGCCACCACGTCGATGCCCTCCTGCGCTGCCAACAGGATGCGCAGGCGCTCGCGGGCCAGCGGTTCGTCATCGGCGATGACTACCCTCACGCTCATTCCCTCACTGGATCGGCACTGTCACCTGACAGGCATAGTAGCCTTCGCTCCAGCCGGCCGTCATCCGCGCGGCACGGCCGAAGCGCCACGCCAGCCGATGGCCGATGCTGTGCTGGGCGTGGCCGGCACCGCGTGCCAGGGCCAGCCCCGGGGCCTGCGGATCTGGTGCCGGATTGCGAACTGTGATCTGCAGCTCATTGTTCGTGCAGGCCAGCAGCAGTTCGATGGTGCCGCCTTCGGGCAACCGCGAAATACCATGCAGCACCGCGTTTTCCACCAGCGGTTGCAGCACCAGGCGCGGCAGTGGCAGGTCCCACGGCAGGGGTTCCTCGCGCTG contains these protein-coding regions:
- the hemC gene encoding hydroxymethylbilane synthase is translated as METVRIATRKSPLALWQSEHVADRLRQAYPGLHVELVPMSTRGDEVLDRSLAAIGGKGLFLKELELAMLRGDADCAVHSLKDVPMELDAPFALPAMLTRHDPADGFISNLYASLDALPIGARVGTSSLRRQAQLRALRPDLQLLDLRGNVNTRLAKLDNGGYDAIVLAVAGLERLGLGDRIVARLQPPQWLPAPAQGAVAVECDGGNARLMELFARLDDADTRACVEAERAMNRALHGSCHVPVAAIAQWQGQDLHLQGMVGSASDGRAVRAEAVGPASDPETLGQQVARMLLHGGAGELLNV
- a CDS encoding LytTR family DNA-binding domain-containing protein, with product MSVRVVIADDEPLARERLRILLAAQEGIDVVAEAGNGEQALHACAELQPDLVLLDIAMPGLDGLEAARHLASFEPRPAVVFCTAYDAHALSAFEAAAIDYLMKPVRAERLAAAIARARTFLAGRDGQPEHSGGQARSMLCARLRGSLRLIPLDDIHYLQAEEKYVVVHHARGEDLIEESLKSLEEEFASRFVRIHRNCLVARHELVELRRGVGGQVQAVLRHGKQPLEVSRRCVATLKQELRHL